One genomic region from Vicia villosa cultivar HV-30 ecotype Madison, WI unplaced genomic scaffold, Vvil1.0 ctg.000352F_1_1_1, whole genome shotgun sequence encodes:
- the LOC131627249 gene encoding transmembrane 9 superfamily member 12, with product MELPTRRKPFIYWVLFSFIVFAQVSNGFYLPGSYMHTYSNGEYINAKVNSLTSIETELPFSYYSLPYCQPPGGVKKSAENLGELLMGDQIDNSPYRFRMNVNETIYLCTTSPLNEHEVKLLKQRTRNLYQVNMILDNLPVMRYTSQNGVKIQWTGFPVGYTPTDGSADYIINHLKFTVLVHEYEGRGVEIIGTGEEGLGIISEADKKKASGYEIVGFHVVPCSIKYDPEAMTKHKMYDNISAVSCPNELDKYQTIKEQERISFTYEVEFVKSDIRWPSRWDAYLKMEGSRVHWFSILNSLMVIFFLAGIVFVIFLRTVRRDLTRYEELDKEAQAQMNEELSGWKLVVGDVFREPDCSKLLCVMVGDGVQILGMAAVTIVFAALGFMSPASRGMLLTGMIILYLILGIAAGYVSVRLWRTIKGTPEGWRSISWSAACFFPGIAFIILTVLNFILWNSNSTGAIPISLYFELFFLWFCISVPLTLIGGFMGTKGEPIEFPVRTNQIPREIPARKYPSWLLVLGAGTLPFGTLFIELFFILSSIWLGRFYYVFGFLLVVLLLLIVVCAEVSVVLTYMHLCVEDWRWWWKAFYASGSVALYVFLYSINYLVFDLQSLSGPVSATLYLGYSLLMAIAIMLSTGTIGFLMSFYFVHYLFSSVKID from the coding sequence ttttctttcattgtCTTTGCTCAGGTTAGCAATGGTTTTTATCTTCCTGGAAGCTACATGCATACTTATTCCAATGGAGAATATATAAATGCCAAAGTCAACTCATTGACTTCAATTGAAACCGAGCTTCCCTTCTCATACTACAGCCTCCCATACTGCCAGCCCCCTGGCGGGGTAAAGAAAAGTGCTGAGAATCTTGGAGAACTTCTTATGGGAGATCAGATTGATAATTCACCATACCGATTTCGAATGAATGTAAATGAGACTATATACCTCTGTACGACATCGCCATTGAATGAACATGAAGTAAAGCTACTTAAACAACGAACTCGTAATTTGTATCAAGTGAATATGATCCTTGACAACTTACCAGTTATGAGGTATACTAGCCAAAATGGGGTTAAAATCCAGTGGACCGGGTTCCCTGTTGGGTACACTCCAACGGATGGAAGTGCAGATTACATCATTAACCACCTGAAATTCACTGTATTGGTTCATGAATATGAAGGAAGAGGGGTTGAAATTATTGGGACTGGGGAAGAAGGCTTGGGCATTATTTCTGAAGCCGACAAGAAGAAGGCATCTGGGTATGAAATAGTTGGTTTTCATGTTGTCCCTTGTAGTATTAAATATGACCCTGAAGCCatgacaaagcacaaaatgtatGACAACATCTCTGCTGTAAGCTGCCCAAATGAGCTTGACAAGTATCAGACAATAAAAGAGCAAGAAAGGATATCATTCACATACGAGGTTGAATTTGTGAAAAGTGATATAAGATGGCCATCGCGTTGGGATGCTTATTTGAAGATGGAGGGTTCCCGAGTTCATTGGTTTTCGATCCTAAATTCCCTGATGGTTATTTTTTTCCTAGCTGGTATTGTTTTTGTCATTTTCTTAAGAACTGTCAGAAGGGATTTGACAAGGTATGAGGAATTGGACAAAGAGGCACAAGCACAGATGAACGAGGAGCTTTCTGGGTGGAAACTTGTTGTGGGTGATGTATTTAGGGAGCCCGATTGCTCAAAGCTTCTCTGTGTAATGGTTGGAGATGGGGTTCAGATCCTTGGAATGGCTGCTGTCACTATTGTTTTTGCAGCACTTGGTTTCATGTCTCCAGCATCCCGAGGAATGCTACTAACAGGGATGATCATTTTATATCTTATCCTGGGAATTGCTGCTGGTTATGTCAGCGTACGTCTTTGGAGGACCATTAAGGGAACACCAGAAGGATGGAGATCAATATCTTGGTCTGCTGCATGTTTTTTTCCTGGCATTGCTTTCATTATCCTTACAGTGCTCAATTTTATTCTATGGAACAGCAACAGTACTGGTGCTATACCCATTTCCTTGTATTTTGAGCTCTTCTTCCTCTGGTTCTGTATTTCAGTACCTCTGACCCTTATTGGAGGGTTTATGGGGACAAAAGGAGAGCCAATTGAGTTTCCTGTACGAACCAATCAGATTCCAAGGGAAATTCCTGCACGGAAATATCCATCATGGCTTCTTGTTCTTGGTGCTGGAACTCTTCCATTTGGAACCCTCTTCATCGAGCTCTTCTTTATCCTTTCCAGTATCTGGCTTGGGAGATTCTATTACGTGTTTGGATTCCTGTTGGTTGTTCTTCTATTGCTGATTGTTGTTTGTGCTGAGGTGTCGGTGGTCCTCACATATATGCATCTGTGTGTGGAAGATTGGCGGTGGTGGTGGAAGGCATTCTATGCTTCAGGTTCTGTTGCTCTTTATGTCTTCTTGTACTCCATTAACTACTTGGTTTTTGACCTGCAGAGCTTAAGTGGACCTGTCTCAGCTACCCTTTACCTAGGTTATTCGCTACTCATGGCAATTGCAATCATGTTGTCGACCGGCACCATTGGCTTCCTTATGTCATTCTACTTTGTGCACTACTTGTTCTCATCAGTGAAGATCGATTGA
- the LOC131627218 gene encoding glucose-1-phosphate adenylyltransferase small subunit 2, chloroplastic-like produces MASMAAIGVLKVPPSSSSSSSSSSSSKAIARNLSFSSSLLSGDKLFTFSGRTRRTSGRNPFIVSPKAVSDSKNSQTCLDPDASRSVLGIILGGGAGTRLYPLTKKRAKPAVPLGANYRLIDIPVSNCLNSNISKIYVLTQFNSASLNRHLSRAYASNLGGYKNEGFVEVLAAQQSPENPNWFQGTADAVRQYLWLFEEHNVLEYLVLAGDHLYRMDYERFIQAHRESDADITVAALPMDEARATAFGLMKIDEEGRIIEFSEKPKGEQLKAMKVDTTILGLDDERAKEMPYIASMGIYVVSKNVMLDLLRDKFPGANDFGSEVIPGATELGLRVQAYLYDGYWEDIGTIEAFYNANLGITKKPVPDFSFYDRSSPIYTQPRYLPPSKMLDADITDSVIGEGCVIKNCKIHHSVVGLRSCISEGAIIEDTLLMGADYYETDADRRFLAAKGGVPIGIGKNSHIKRAIIDKNARIGDDVKIINSDNVQEAARETEGYFIKSGIVTVIKDALIPSGTVI; encoded by the exons ATGGCGTCAATGGCTGCGATCGGTGTTCTCAAAGTGCCgccatcctcctcctcctcctcttcatcttcttcttcatccaaagCCATTGCACGCAACCTTTCATTCTCTTCATCACTGCTCTCTGGTGATAAGCTTTTCACTTTTTCAGGAAGAACAAGAAGAACCTCTGGCAGAAACCCCTTCATTGTTTCTCCCAAGGCCGTTTCTGATTCCAAAAACTCTCAAACTTGTCTTGATCCAGATGCTAGCCGA AGTGTGCTTGGCATTATACTTGGAGGTGGTGCTGGGACGCGTCTTTATCCCTTGACAAAGAAGCGGGCAAAACCCGCCGTTCCTCTCGGGGCAAACTATAGATTGATTGATATCCCTGTTAGCAACTGCTTAAATAGCAACATATCAAAGATCTATGTCCTCACACAATTCAATTCGGCGTCCTTGAATAGGCACTTGTCCCGTGCTTATGCGAGTAACTTGGGTGGGTATAAAAATGAAGGTTTCGTTGAGGTTCTTGCCGCGCAGCAGAGTCCTGAGAATCCAAATTGGTTCCAG GGAACTGCGGATGCGGTGAGGCAATATTTATGGCTTTTTGAGGAGCATAATGTTTTGGAGTACTTAGTTCTGGCTGGTGACCATTTGTATAGAATGGACTATGAGAGATTTATACAAGCACACAGGGAAAGTGATGCTGATATCACTGTTGCTGCATTGCCAATGGATGAAGCGCGTGCCACTGCATTCGGTCTAATGAAAATTGATGAAGAGGGGCGTATAATTGAGTTTTCAGAGAAGCCAAAAGGAGAACAGTTGAAAGCTATGAAG GTTGATACTACTATTTTGGGTCTCGACGACGAGAGGGCTAAGGAAATGCCTTATATTGCTAGCATGGGTATATATGTCGTCAGCAAGAATGTGATGCTAGATCTGCTCCGCGACAAGTTTCCTGGTGCAAACGACTTTGGGAGTGAAGTTATTCCTGGTGCGACCGAGCTTGGATTGAGA GTGCAAGCTTATTTATATGATGGATACTGGGAAGACATTGGTACGATTGAGGCTTTCTATAATGCAAATCTGGGAATCACCAAAAAGCCTGTGCCAGATTTCAG TTTCTATGACCGTTCATCTCCAATCTACACCCAACCTCGATATTTGCCTCCATCTAAgatgcttgatgctgatatcaccGATAGTGTTATTGGTGAAGGATGTGTAATTAAG AATTGCAAAATTCACCATTCTGTTGTTGGACTGCGATCTTGCATATCAGAAGGTGCAATCATCGAGGACACTTTGTTAATGGGAGCAGATTATTATGAG ACGGATGCTGATAGGAGGTTTTTGGCCGCTAAAGGCGGTGTTCCAATCGGTATTGGCAAGAATTCTCATATCAAAAGGGCAATCATTGACAAGAATGCTAGGATTGGGGACGATGTCAAG ATCATTAACAGCGACAATGTGCAAGAAGCTGCAAGGGAAACTGAAGGTTATTTCATAAAAAGTGGTATTGTCACAGTAATCAAGGATGCACTAATTCCAAGTGGAACTGTCATCTAA